The following are from one region of the Plasmodium gaboni strain SY75 chromosome 12, whole genome shotgun sequence genome:
- a CDS encoding putative DEAD/DEAH box ATP-dependent RNA helicase: MTVTMNDGEVKDMINDEEKKEEAHIKENISDDINKIDSDGDDINEINRDGDDINEINRDGDNINKIDSDGSDDDKKFVKNKKKNNEEMFDRSNHFDNFDNIMLDVRLRKALLYLFKYQHPTIIQKMSICKILNGNDVIISSKTGSGKTMAYLIPVIHNLIKLNLNEKDHLKFFYKCIIICPTEELCLQIYEVTKKLCSYLKDIVTVNHNVNNTFYDHPTILISTPKNLCTHIIEKKKKNNLDILMNLKILILDEADVLHTQEFQSYLKTLTSYLPKKFNKKYQIVMASATLKRDILDKTKLFLHNPIYITLEQKKESSFEKKKNITNDTNVHISKKGEATKNNIDDQRNEKKTNYQKFTGKAFYYLYKEELIKYIYLYNLIKNRIIPYKSIIFTTTIHDAYKIKIFLTYLNVSSSILNPNHPILIRQNIISAFNNSKFHFLICPQYEKNNMKHVKGVVGANKMDNDYNDEEEDYEEEDDEEDDNEEDDNEEDGDEEDGDEEDDDEEDDDEEDDDDNNDNSDDNDNNDNSDDDNDNNDNSDDNDNNDNSDDENDVDDQTLNEPLSDNNSCKTYNTDDENEKTDNTTKINEEKDFLYSRGLDFYDVKCVVNFDMPSDLETFIHRIGRTCRLNNKGKCISFVNELNYVDVELLQTLIEDKNICSMIKKDIQYNIVEKYRYRVESTLNKCTSKKIKLFIQKEILYQSLKSKELKDFFNTNVNEKRKINKIIKHFNKAVIPQKLIKDRNQSIFLNKSKVKNKVINKNSKNNKNNKNDDNIKPFALKKNNGLVITEQGYESQLTKEPEREVADPSRLPPLCGQRLRNYMYLKYIKGKKNKNGNNSYNKNNSNNKKRKSNNNYNNRYNKYNKKAINNGHKKRNTNFNR, encoded by the coding sequence ATGACAGTAACAATGAATGATGGAGAAGTGAAGGATATGATAAATGATGAAGagaaaaaagaagaagcacacattaaagaaaatataagtgatgatataaataaaattgatAGTGATGgtgatgatataaatgaaattaatAGAGATGgtgatgatataaatgaaattaatAGAGATggtgataatataaataaaattgatAGTGATGGTAgtgatgatgataaaaaatttgttaagaataaaaaaaagaataacGAGGAAATGTTTGACAGAAGTAACCATTTTGATAATTTTGATAACATTATGTTAGATGTGAGATTAAGAAAAgctttattatatttatttaaatatcAACATCCTACTATAATACAAAAGATGTctatatgtaaaatattaaatggTAATGATGTTATAATAAGCTCTAAAACTGGTTCAGGTAAAACTATGGCTTATTTAATACCCGTTATACATAATTTGATAAAATTgaatttaaatgaaaaagatcatttgaaatttttttataaatgtattataatatgtcCTACTGAAGAATTATGtttacaaatatatgaGGTTACAAAAAAGTTATGTTCctatttaaaagatatagTAACAGTTAATCATAATGTGAACAATACTTTTTATGATCATCCAACCATATTAATTAGTACTCCAAAAAATTTATGTACACatattatagaaaaaaagaaaaaaaataatttagatattttaatgaatttaaaaatattaattctAGATGAAGCAGATGTTTTACATACTCAAGAATTTCAATCTTATTTGAAGACACTAACAAGTTATTTACCAAAAAAATTCaacaaaaaatatcaaaTCGTTATGGCATCAGCTACTTTAAAAAGGGATATTTTAGacaaaacaaaattatttttacacaatcctatatatattacccttgaacaaaaaaaagaatcatcctttgaaaaaaaaaaaaatataactaATGACACAAATGTTCATATTAGCAAAAAGGGAGAAGCgacaaaaaataatattgatgatcaaagaaatgaaaagaaaacaaaTTATCAAAAGTTTACAGGGAAGGcattttattatctatataaagaagaattaattaaatatatctatttatataatttaataaaaaatagaaTTATACCATATAAATCTATTATATTTACTACAACCATACATGATGcttataaaattaaaatttttctAACATACCTAAATGTTTCTTCATCTATACTTAACCCTAACCATCCCATATTAATTCGACAGAATATAATTTCTGCTTTTAACAATTCGaaatttcattttttgaTTTGTCCTCAATATGAGaagaataatatgaaaCATGTGAAGGGTGTAGTGGGGGCTAATAAAATGgataatgattataatgATGAGGAGGAGGATTATGAAGAGGAGGATGATGAAGAGGATGATAATGAAGAGGATGATAATGAAGAGGATGGTGATGAAGAGGATGGTGATGAAGAGgatgatgatgaagaggatgatgatgaagaggatgatgatgataataatgataatagtgatgataacgataataatgataatagtgatgatgataacgataataatgataatagtgatgataacgataataatgataatagTGATGATGAAAACGATGTGGATGATCAAACGCTGAACGAACCACTTAGCGATAATAATTCATGTAAAACATACAATACAGATGACGAAAATGAGAAAACGGATAATACCACAAAAATTAATGAAGAGAAAGATTTCTTATATAGTAGAGGATTAGATTTTTATGATGTTAAATGTGTTGTTAATTTTGATATGCCATCAGATTTAGAAACATTTATACATAGAATTGGAAGAACATGTAGATTGAATAATAAAGGGAAATGTATATCATTTGTGAATGAATTAAATTATGTAGATGTAGAATTATTACAAACATTAATtgaagataaaaatatttgttcaatgattaaaaaagatatacaatataatattgttgaaaaatatagatatagAGTTGAATCCacattaaataaatgtacaagtaaaaaaattaaattattcatacaaaaagaaatattatatcaatCTTTAAAATCaaaagaattaaaagaCTTTTTCAATACAAATgtaaatgaaaaaagaaaaattaataaaattatcaaacattttaataaagCCGTCATACCACAAAAATTAATCAAAGATAGAAACCAAAGTATTTTCTTAAATAAATCAAAGGTTAAAAATAAAGtcataaataaaaatagtaaaaataataaaaataataaaaatgatgataatataaaaccTTTTGCactcaaaaaaaataacgGATTAGTTATTACAGAACAGGGTTATGAAAGTCAGCTTACCAAAGAACCTGAACGAGAAGTTGCAGATCCTTCAAGATTACCTCCCCTATGTGGTCAGAGGTTGAGgaattatatgtatttaaaatatattaaaggcaaaaaaaataaaaacgGCAACAATagttataataaaaataacagTAACAACAAGAAGAGGAAAAGTaacaataattataataatagatataataaatataataaaaaagcAATAAATAATGGTCATAAGAAGAGAAACACCAACTTTAATAGGTGA
- a CDS encoding putative tetratricopeptide repeat protein, whose product MEIIKLLHITFLSFFLLTLLGIWVYKTLIINKEKEKKKNQDEKEEKKKKEKKEQSNIFNNKEGEIYCDDEKCYLINKSNKNILLKKRDNKEIQENISVMDTMSSNDMNNKMENIINDDHINSHHKNVKENESVNDIKYVNDIKYVNDIKYVNDVKYVNDIKYVNNLEYLNNLEDLNNLEDELKNNNKHDNVQILKDNQNDNNNFISNNDKYNSRSNIKRENTLLDDNTHENKSETENENTDKKLNNKINDSTLESIFDIKGEDIKCKEHIDNKDNVTTNIKEEDVKCNDYIDDKDNVTYEGKNNDSNECINKTQNVYPVEEHTINQVEKNKKDVDSTNKTKYPSNRNYYSDNYINYDTDENSNISSSKENDNSDEYSSYNNDSLYNTDNSEVEKMSSSMDEDELDEYDDDDEDEEEEENSDEDKYNDTYNNNSNNDDNYFEGENKRHMNNDILNKSVEEIKDIGNNYFKNNDYLNAIYYYNKALKKCKDKNIKSILYSNRAACNIFLKKWNSVIEDCNKSIHLNDNFAKSYIRRSNAYEQLQKYNDASNDLNKALTIDPNLLKNYQVKQRKLKELAEQQLNKEKEEMVGKLKDFGNLLLGKVGLSLDNFEVQKNPNNDGSFNIQFKQNK is encoded by the coding sequence atggAAATTATAAAGTTGTTGcatataacatttttatcattttttttattaaccCTTTTAGGTATATGGGTTTACAAAAcattaattataaataaagaaaaggaaaagaaaaaaaatcaagacgaaaaagaagaaaaaaaaaaaaaggaaaagaaGGAACAATCcaacatttttaataacaaGGAAGGAGAAATATATTGTGATGACGAAAAGTgttatttaataaataagtcaaataaaaatattttattaaaaaaaagagataataaagaaatacAAGAAAATATAAGTGTTATGGACACAATGAGCAGTaatgatatgaataataaaatggaaaatataataaatgatgatCATATAAATAGTCATCATAAAAACGTGAAAGAAAATGAATCAgtaaatgatataaaatatgtaaatgatataaaatatgtaaatgatataaaatatgtaaatgatgtaaaatatgtaaatgatataaaatatgtaaataatttagaatatttaaataatttagaagatttaaataatttagaAGATGAacttaaaaataataataaacatgATAATGTTCAAATATTAAAGGATAatcaaaatgataataataattttatatctaacaatgataaatataattcaaGGAGTAACATAAAAAGAGAGAATACTCTCCTTGATGATAATACTCATGAAAATAAATCAGAAACAGAAAACGAAAATACAGATAAAAAACttaataacaaaataaatgataGTACGTTAGAGAGtatttttgatataaaaggagaagatattaaatgtaaagaacatattgataataaagataatgTAACGActaatataaaagaagaagatgTTAAATGTAATGATTATATTGATGATAAAGATAATGTAACTTATGAgggaaaaaataatgattcAAATGAATGCATAAATAAAACACAAAATGTATATCCTGTTGAAGAACATACAATTAATCAagtagaaaaaaataaaaaagatgtCGACTCCAcaaataaaacaaaatatcCTAGTAACAGAAATTATTATAgtgataattatattaattacGACACAGATGAAAATTCGAATATAAGCTCATCgaaagaaaatgataattcAGATGAGTATAgttcatataataatgattcCTTATATAATACTGATAACAGTGAAGTAGAAAAAATGTCTTCCTCTATGGATGAGGATGAACTAGATGaatatgatgatgatgatgaagatgaagaggaagaagaaaataGTGATGAAGATAAATACAACgatacatataataataatagtaataacgatgataattattttgaGGGAGAAAATAAAAGACATATGAATAATGATATCTTAAATAAAAGCGTtgaagaaataaaagatataggaaataattatttcaaaaataatgattatttaaatgctatatattattataataaagcattaaaaaaatgtaaagacaaaaatataaaaagtatattatattctaaTAGAGCTGcatgtaatatttttttaaaaaaatggaatAGTGTTATAGAAGATTGTAATAAATCTATACATTTAAATGATAACTTTGCAAAGTCTTATATAAGAAGAAGTAATGCATATGAACAgttacaaaaatataatgatgCTTCAAATGATTTAAATAAAGCATTAACCATCGATCctaatttattaaaaaattatcaaGTCAAACAAAGAAAATTGAAAGAATTAGCTGAACAAcaattaaataaagaaaaagaagaaatggtaggaaaattaaaagattttggaaatttattattagGAAAAGTAGGATTATCTCTAGATAATTTTGAAGTACAAAAAAATCCAAACAATGATGGATCCTTTAATATACAATTTAAgcaaaataaataa
- a CDS encoding hypothetical protein (conserved Plasmodium protein, unknown function): MKVACALRVLFSVFFLIFWMHINIVRSDNVCKGADVIINEFWNKLNNIRHGEVILINIKNYYCPACNRYMNIWNDVEKKILTYEKNVSLFVFDCSCYLLVPYCRYFDVLYFPTFRLLFPVYDKMNENEYKYINPSSMIEGEKYSGELLLAYREVDRLDNMYDFKTLIEKYLCKNVNFNYNDLRICMNSSYIYPEKKNKKKNEIYQFLYGDNKGKNKNEIKDDVNVMNDDFIDNNNNNNYYDGDDDDDDDVENKENVERWSNQMNLNNDNIKHDIIIGILFTLKKHISLGRDIEKEYIQPFIVMLSIVSNIYNDLEEGLYDIINKLNSFKYPIKYDQWIKYIENINYINEYKLEYNNKDTNLISFKLCEPNSVLCSYWLLYHKISIYCLQEDEYNYAYYLQTITNYTKNYLNCQNCIDHFINAQKFCYYGYCNIHSAQSFVIFLWRIHNSVTLRSMYDLIIIDNNTLTHSNNFNKKKFINKDIVFPTLKQCKNCRNALGFTKISNHTLNTFKNGSFTDQSFDAIDAFNVKNVLQYLIQIYS; the protein is encoded by the coding sequence ATGAAAGTGGCATGTGCATTGAGAGTACTGTTCTcagttttttttttaattttttggatgcatataaatattgtaaGAAGCGATAATGTATGTAAAGGTGCAGatgttataataaatgaattttggaataaattaaataatataagaCATGGAGAagtaatattaataaatataaagaattattattgcCCTGCTTGTAATAgatatatgaatatatgGAATGATGTTGAAAAGAAGATTTTAACCTATGAAAAGAATGTAtcattatttgtatttGACTGTTCATGTTATTTACTTGTTCCATATTGTCGTTATTTTgatgttttatatttccCTACATTTAGATTATTATTTCCAGTATATGATAAAATGaatgaaaatgaatataaatatattaaccCCTCGAGTATGATAGAAGGAGAAAAATACAGTGgagaattattattagcATATAGAGAAGTTGATAGATTGGATAATATGTATGATTTTAAAACattaatagaaaaatatttatgtaaaaatgtgaactttaattataatgacTTGAGAATATGTATGAATAGTTCGTATATATATCCAGAAAAGAAgaataaaaagaaaaatgaaatatatcAATTTCTTTATGGTGATAATAAGgggaaaaataaaaacgAAATTAAAGATGATGTAAATGTTATGAATGATGATTttatagataataataataataataattattatgatggtgatgatgatgatgatgatgatgttgagaataaagaaaatgtaGAGAGATGGAGTAATCAGATgaatttaaataatgataatataaaacatgatattattattggtatattatttacattaaaaaaacatatatcATTAGGAAGAGATATCgaaaaagaatatatacAACCTTTTATTGTTATGTTAAGTATTGtttctaatatatataatgatttaGAAGAAGgtttatatgatattataaataaattaaattcatttaaatatcctataaaatatgatcaatggataaaatatatagaaaatataaattatattaatgaatataaattagaatataataataaggatACTAATTTAATATCCTTTAAATTATGTGAACCAAATTCTGTATTATGTTCATATTGGttattatatcataaaatatctatatattgTTTACAAGAGgatgaatataattatgcatattatttacaaaCAATTACAAACTATActaaaaattatttaaattgtCAAAATTGTATAGatcattttataaatgctcaaaaattttgttattatgGTTATTGCAATATACATTCAGCACAATcatttgttatttttttatggAGAATACATAATTCTGTAACTTTAAGATCTATGTAtgatttaataataatagatAATAACACATTAACACATtctaataattttaataaaaaaaaatttatcaACAAAGATATTGTTTTTCCAACCTTGAAGCAATGTAAAAATTGTAGAAATGCTCTTGGATTTACAAAAATTTCAAATCATACTTTGaatacatttaaaaatggATCCTTTACTGATCAAAGCTTTGATGCTATAGATGCTTTCAATGTCAAAAATGTCTTACAATAtttaatacaaatatattcataa
- a CDS encoding hypothetical protein (conserved Plasmodium protein, unknown function), protein MINKNPYNSEQKNDISDKLNYKNINDVSIHELNCLKNNRAVYLKRGNMFFISSKEEALEVLKNKSTQMK, encoded by the coding sequence atgataaataaaaacCCATATAATAGTGAACAGAAAAATGATATAAGTGATAAActtaattataaaaatataaatgatgtAAGTATACATGAATTAAATTGTTTGAAAAATAATCGAGCTGTATATTTGAAAAGAGgaaatatgttttttataagtTCCAAAGAGGAAGCATTAGaagtattaaaaaataaaagtacacaaatgaaataa
- a CDS encoding putative queuine tRNA-ribosyltransferase encodes MIKLKLQIFFVYITLNILIVLVISKNIVYNERKLKKKDCVLLNRRHKNDLLKRQVKNRKEILFNDHNIESINLKRKYNKRTRYKNLDAFLTNLNVTHVNNNNNNNNNNNNNNNIIYGKKKKKVIYYNKIYNHFNYPGFDFTVLKENNNEEDKSRIGIIKTPRGDIETPNFLFCATKGCMKSTPIDFIKKSNTQIILSNTFHLLIHPKPHIIFQLGGLHKFMNWQSPILTDSGGYQIFSMSFGSVSNEIKRKCASSPQISNMPIKKKKKENLNNKEDQVNNNIVNYNCENNMYNQKEKCLSKNNNNINNNNNNNNDDDDEKSIKDTNNLNKQIILKLNEKGAEYKSYYDGSIDLLSPESSIQSQYLLGSDFILVLDECTPYHVNKIYTEKSMHRSHRWYVRCLAEFYKSKNMKNYHEYLNDIYNKKYKTNDKWIKRDKNNQAMYGIIQGGIYPDLRQKSSDFVYNLPFFGLCIGGCLGKDKDMMYTVIKQTMNIIHDIKKKKGNNSYKEKPIHLLGIGQIKDIIYGVKQGIDTFDCVIPSRLARHGYFLSKIENIETIEKQLKRKIQNEYIKIKLSIFQSDNKPLEHDCACYTCQHYSRAYLHHLYKINDNLLGTLLTIHNVYYMNQLMQDIRNSIKEGNINQMEQKYIKK; translated from the coding sequence atgataaaattaaaacTCCAAATATTCTTCGTATACATAACTTTAAACATCCTTATCGTTCTAGTTATCTCGAAAAATATTGTCTACAATgaaagaaaattaaaaaagaaagattGCGTGTTACTCAATAGGAGACATAAAAATGATCTTTTAAAAAGACAAGTGAAAAATAGAAAGgaaattttatttaatgatCATAATATCGAATcaataaatttaaaaaggaaatataataaacgTACAAGATATAAAAACCTTGATGCATTTTTAACAAACCTTAATGTAACCcatgttaataataataataataataataataataataataataataataatattatatatggtaaaaaaaaaaaaaaagttatatattacaataaaatatataaccATTTTAATTATCCTGGATTTGATTTTACTgtattaaaagaaaataataatgaagaagatAAAAGTCGAATAGGTATAATAAAAACTCCAAGGGGTGATATAGAAACACCAAATTTCCTTTTCTGTGCAACAAAAGGATGTATGAAATCAACACCAATAgattttattaaaaaatcTAACACACAAATTATATTGTCGAATACTTTTCATTTACTTATTCACCCCAAACcacatattatttttcaattAGGTGGGTTACATAAATTTATGAATTGGCAATCTCCTATTCTGACGGATTCGGGGGGATATCAAATTTTTAGCATGTCCTTTGGATCTGTCTctaatgaaataaaaagaaaatgtgCAAGTTCTCCTCAAATATCAAATATGcctataaaaaaaaaaaaaaaagaaaatttaaataataaagaagaccaagtgaataataatattgtaaattataattgtgaaaataatatgtataatcaaaaggaaaaatgtttatctaaaaataacaataatattaacaacaataataataataataatgatgatgatgatgaaaaaagtataaaagatacaaataatttaaacAAACAAATTATCTTAAAACTTAATGAAAAAGGAGCagaatataaatcatattATGATGGATCTATAGATTTATTATCACCTGAATCTTCTATACAATCACAATATTTATTAGGTAGTGATTTTATCCTAGTTTTAGATGAATGTACACCTTATCatgttaataaaatatatactgAGAAATCTATGCATAGATCTCATAGATGGTATGTAAGATGTTTAGCCGAATTTTATAAATCcaaaaatatgaaaaattatcatgaatatttaaatgatatatataataaaaaatataaaacaaacGATAAATGGATAAAAAgagataaaaataatcaagCTATGTATGGAATAATACAAGGTGGAATATACCCAGATTTAAGACAAAAAAGTTCTGACTTTGTTTATAATTTACCTTTTTTTGGATTATGTATAGGGGGATGCTTAGGAAAAGATAAAGATATGATGTATACAGTTATTAAACAAACtatgaatattatacatgatattaaaaaaaaaaaagggaaTAATAGCTATAAAGAAAAACCAATTCATTTATTAGGTATAGGTCAAATTAAAGATATCATTTATGGAGTAAAACAAGGAATAGATACTTTCGATTGTGTTATTCCATCAAGATTAGCAAGACATGGTTATTTCTTATcaaaaattgaaaatattgaaaccatagaaaaacaattaaaaagaaagattcaaaatgaatatataaaaattaaattaagTATCTTTCAATCTGATAATAAACCTTTAGAACATGATTGTGCATGTTATACTTGTCAACATTATTCAAGGGCATACCTACATCATCTctataaaattaatgataatttattGGGAACATTATTAACGATACATaatgtttattatatgaacCAACTAATGCAAGATATAAGAAATTCTATTAAAGAAGGTAATATTAATCAAATGGAACaaaagtatataaaaaagtaa
- a CDS encoding putative membrane protein (conserved Plasmodium membrane protein, unknown function), whose amino-acid sequence MDNIRDKLERYEPDAETKILCTKYIYFLVFYNSYIFILFIYTFFTTPISSYGWLFFMNLYFCIFPAFAFMGDSYIPSLLRFYNWMLLVSSIISIFIFLEAIFTFKKIDLYIMICYATLTCSNTFLCWHVTQSIFGGVKAPNSVLDTLRPHMVNQNEHSNKYKKKDEGQKKFIGKGRSIKDSNYIEV is encoded by the exons atggaTAATATTCGTGATAAACTTGAACGATACGAACCTGATGCAGAAACAAAAATTTTGTgtacaaaatatatatattttttagtattttataattcctatatatttatattatttatttataccTTTTTTACAACTCCAATATCGTCATATGG atggttattttttatgaatcTGTATTTTTGCATATTTCCTGCGTTTGCATTTATGG GTGATTCTTATATACCTTCCCTTTTG AGGTTTTATAATTGGATGTTATTAGTTTCGAGTATAAtttcaatatttatatttttggAAGC aatatttacttttaaaaaaattgatttatatataatgatatgCTATGCCACTTTAACTTGTTCCaatacatttttatgttGGCATGTGACTCAA AGCATATTTGGTGGTGTGAAAGCACCTAATTCTGTCCTAGACACACTAa GACCACATATGGTTAATCAAAATGAGCATTCTAATAAATACAAGAAAAAGGATGAGggacaaaaaaaatttattgGTAAGGGAAGATCTATAAAGGATTCTAATTATATCGAAGTatag
- a CDS encoding putative GAS8-like protein gives MNKKKLKGKKKEAKDKKSNNKLKKLTNGEIENIIKTQKEELIRINQKKHLLEKKLSEKNKEFEIFKNEYKELKNKVNVINEDCEKYDEKIQEENKTIKSKSIFYNFQNEEEMKKLEKEKDNLKILIDEKHEETMNNILNHIEQQRLSLDYEKNKNFEEINELNMSFDVRMQNVEELFTKYLESYDIEKKEEVDDIIENYKILERNEINYIQNMYNDHVKNIKEIHMVVLENYKKYYIDQLKENIKKIKGLKEKINELEINDREIKNDLNVHNNEYDSMVDNIKNLELKRENLKRDLKFYSKDFVIYKNLELIYNESDVHIKNLKQFSQSSRDKITQVEKELKRISEDELNVDEYFEDIKKQNILLKKKIESIDINLEDINTEFQSYIKEHNIKDEDVQTVRKGINFCLNTYNREFDNLLYTQKKMKKKIKDTVNIYEKKLKDINIKKDT, from the exons ATGAATAAAAAGAAACTTAAGGGTAAAAAGAAAGAAGctaaagataaaaaaagCAACAATAAATTGAAGAAACTAACAAATGGagaaatagaaaatattatcaaaacGCAAAAAGAAGAACTTATTAGaataaatcaaaaaaaacacCTTTTAGAAAAAAAGCTA agtgaaaaaaacaaagagtttgaaatatttaaaaatgaatacaaagaattgaaaaataaagtaAATGTAATTAATGAAGACTGTGAAAAGTATGATGAAAAGATacaagaagaaaataaaactATCAAAAGTAAatctattttttataattttcaaaATGAGGAAGAGATGAAAAAGTTAGAAAAGGAGAAAGATAATCTCAAAATTTTAATTGATGAGAAACATGAAGAAACcatgaataatatattaaatcatATAGAACAACAACGTCTTAGTTTAGACTAtgaaaaaaacaaaaattttgaagaaattaatgaattaaatatgTCATTCGATGTg AGGATGCAAAATGTAGAGGAGttatttacaaaatatttagaATCATATGATATAGagaaaaaagaagaagTGGATGATATAATAGagaattataaaattttagAGAGGAACgaaataaattatatacaaaatatgtataatgATCATGTTAAGaatattaaagaaataCATATGGTAGTTCTGGagaattataaaaaatattatattgatCAACTcaaagaaaatataaagaaaataaaaggtttaaaagaaaaaataaatgaacTCGAAATAAACGATAGGGAAATAAAGAACGATTTAAATGTAcataataatgaatatgatTCTATGGtagataatattaaaaatttagaATTGAAGAG AGAAAATTTGAAGAGGGACCTAAAGTTTTATTCAAAAGATTTCgtcatatataaaaacttAGAGCTAATTTATAATGAAAGTGatgttcatataaaaaatttaaaacaATTCTCACAAAGTTCAAGAGACAAAATTACTCAAGTGGAAAAAGAGTTAAAGAGAATATCTGAAGATGAATTAAATGTAGACGAATATTTTgaagatattaaaaaacaaaatattcttttgaaaaaaaagatagAAAGTATTGATATTAATTTGGAAGATATCAATACAGAATTTCAATCTTATATAAAGGAgcataatataaaagatgaaGATGTACAAACTGTAAGAAAGGGAATAAACTTTTGtttaaatacatataacaGAGAATTTGATAATTTGTTGTATACccaaaagaaaatgaagaagaaaatcAAAGACActgtaaatatatatgaaaaaaaattgaaagacataaatataaaaaaggacacataa